One Pseudomonas abieticivorans genomic region harbors:
- a CDS encoding MFS transporter: protein MPAVTLTPPTDSAQRLPLAALLALAMAGFITILTEALPAGLLPQIAAGMQVPQAWIGQMVTVYAIGSLLAAIPLMAATQGVRRRTLLLSAIAGFAVANTLTALSTHFSLTLLARFLAGVSAGLLWALLAGYAARMVPEAQKGRAIAVAMVGTPLALSLGVPAGTLLGNLVGWRLCFGLISLLTLLLIAWVRWRVPDFAGSPAGKRVSARQVLLIPGVRPVLLVVLAFVLAHNILYTYIAPYLASARLESRTDLVLLVFGLTSLLSIWITGVLIDRHLRLLTLASTALFGGAALVMGVAASEPIAVYAAIGCWGLAFGGAATLFQTALANTAGNAIDVAQSMLVTAWNLAIAGGGIVGGLLLGQFGTGAFSPAVLLLLVATLAVVWSAKRNGFAQATE, encoded by the coding sequence ATGCCCGCTGTTACTCTTACCCCGCCTACGGACAGTGCCCAGCGCCTGCCGCTGGCCGCCCTGCTGGCGCTGGCCATGGCGGGGTTCATCACGATCCTGACCGAAGCACTACCGGCAGGCCTGCTGCCACAGATCGCCGCAGGCATGCAGGTACCGCAAGCCTGGATCGGGCAGATGGTGACGGTGTACGCCATCGGCTCGCTGTTGGCGGCGATCCCCTTGATGGCCGCGACCCAAGGCGTGCGGCGCAGGACCTTGCTGCTCAGCGCCATCGCAGGCTTCGCCGTGGCCAACACCCTCACGGCGCTGTCGACCCACTTCAGCCTGACCTTGCTCGCGCGCTTTTTGGCAGGCGTGTCGGCGGGGTTGCTCTGGGCGTTGCTGGCAGGCTACGCCGCACGCATGGTGCCCGAGGCGCAAAAAGGCCGTGCGATCGCGGTGGCCATGGTCGGCACCCCGCTGGCCCTGTCGCTGGGGGTGCCCGCCGGCACCCTGCTCGGCAACCTGGTGGGCTGGCGCCTGTGCTTTGGCCTGATCAGCCTGCTAACACTGTTACTGATTGCCTGGGTGCGTTGGCGCGTGCCTGATTTTGCCGGCAGCCCGGCGGGCAAACGCGTGTCTGCCAGGCAAGTACTGCTGATACCCGGCGTGCGCCCGGTGCTGTTGGTGGTGCTGGCGTTCGTGCTCGCGCACAACATCCTCTACACCTACATCGCCCCCTACCTGGCCAGCGCCCGGCTGGAATCACGCACCGACCTGGTGCTGTTGGTGTTCGGCCTGACGTCGTTGCTGAGCATCTGGATAACCGGCGTGTTGATCGACCGCCACCTGCGCCTGCTGACCTTGGCCAGTACCGCGCTGTTCGGCGGTGCGGCCTTAGTCATGGGCGTGGCCGCCAGCGAACCTATCGCCGTGTACGCGGCCATTGGCTGCTGGGGCCTGGCGTTCGGGGGGGCCGCGACGCTGTTCCAGACGGCGCTGGCCAACACCGCTGGCAACGCCATCGACGTGGCGCAGTCCATGCTGGTGACCGCTTGGAACCTGGCCATTGCCGGTGGGGGGATCGTGGGTGGGTTACTGCTGGGCCAATTCGGCACGGGCGCCTTTTCGCCGGCCGTGCTGTTGTTGCTGGTGGCAACACTGGCGGTAGTGTGGTCGGCCAAGCGAAATGGCTTTGCCCAGGCGACAGAGTAG
- a CDS encoding YciI family protein → MRVMVFVKATQDSEKGTLPSAQLLEQMGRFNEELLGAGILRNADGLKPSSQGKRVAFDGPGRTVVDGPFAATGELVAGFWLWEVKDMDEAVAWVKRCPNPMPGPSEIEIRPLYEMSDFDGV, encoded by the coding sequence ATGCGCGTCATGGTGTTTGTTAAAGCAACCCAGGACAGTGAAAAGGGCACGCTGCCCAGCGCTCAATTGCTCGAGCAAATGGGCCGGTTCAACGAGGAGTTGCTCGGCGCCGGCATCCTGCGTAACGCCGACGGCCTCAAACCCTCCTCGCAGGGCAAGCGCGTGGCGTTCGATGGCCCCGGCCGCACGGTCGTCGACGGGCCTTTCGCGGCCACCGGCGAACTGGTGGCCGGCTTTTGGCTGTGGGAGGTCAAGGACATGGACGAGGCCGTGGCCTGGGTAAAACGTTGCCCCAACCCCATGCCAGGCCCGAGCGAGATCGAAATCCGGCCGCTGTACGAGATGTCGGATTTCGACGGCGTGTAA
- a CDS encoding 3-sulfolactaldehyde dehydrogenase, producing the protein MLSLKDPSLFKQLAYIDGQWVGADSGATFDVTNPATGEVIAQVPQMGEAEAERAVVAAHKAFKQWKRKTAKQRAELLQAWYALMQANLDDLAHILTAEQGKPLAEALGELANGTSFVQWFAEEAKRIYGDTIPQPSADKRIIVTKEPIGVAAAITPWNFPHAMITRKVAPALAAGCAMVLRPASQTPLSALALAVLAERAGIPAGVFSVVTGSATQIGGVLTRHALVRKFSFTGSTPVGRLLIGQCADTVKKVSMELGGNAPFIVFDDADLDQAVEGAMLSKFRNAGQTCVCANRIYVQDNVYEQFASKLAAAAQKLVLGDGTHPGVTQGPMIDEAAVRKVQEHIADALEKGARLLTGGQRHALGGSFFEPTVLTEVTADMKVAHEETFGPLAPLFRFSTEQEVVEQANATEFGLASYFYSRDVGRVLRVSEDLEYGMVGVNTAAIANEMAPFGGVKQSGLGREGSHYGIDDYLEIKYVCLGGVDRV; encoded by the coding sequence ATGCTCAGCCTCAAGGATCCATCGCTGTTCAAACAGTTGGCCTATATCGACGGCCAATGGGTGGGGGCCGACAGCGGGGCCACCTTCGACGTCACCAACCCGGCCACGGGCGAAGTCATCGCCCAGGTCCCGCAAATGGGCGAGGCCGAAGCCGAGCGCGCGGTGGTGGCCGCGCACAAGGCGTTCAAGCAATGGAAGCGCAAGACCGCCAAGCAACGCGCCGAGTTGTTGCAGGCCTGGTACGCATTGATGCAGGCCAACCTGGACGACCTGGCCCACATCCTGACCGCCGAACAGGGCAAGCCGCTGGCCGAAGCCTTGGGTGAGTTGGCCAATGGCACTTCGTTCGTGCAGTGGTTCGCCGAAGAGGCCAAGCGCATCTACGGCGACACCATCCCCCAGCCCTCGGCCGACAAACGCATCATCGTCACCAAGGAGCCGATCGGCGTGGCCGCAGCCATTACACCGTGGAACTTCCCCCACGCCATGATCACCCGCAAGGTGGCACCAGCGCTGGCGGCCGGTTGCGCCATGGTACTGCGCCCGGCCAGCCAAACGCCGCTGTCGGCCTTGGCGCTTGCGGTACTGGCCGAGCGCGCCGGCATCCCGGCCGGGGTGTTCAGCGTGGTCACCGGCAGCGCCACGCAGATCGGCGGCGTGCTGACCCGCCACGCCCTGGTGCGCAAGTTCAGTTTTACCGGCTCCACGCCGGTGGGGCGCCTATTGATCGGCCAGTGCGCCGACACGGTCAAGAAGGTCTCCATGGAACTGGGGGGCAACGCGCCGTTTATCGTCTTTGACGATGCCGACCTGGACCAGGCGGTGGAGGGCGCCATGCTGTCGAAGTTTCGCAATGCCGGGCAGACGTGCGTCTGTGCCAACCGTATCTATGTGCAAGACAACGTCTACGAGCAGTTCGCCAGCAAGCTTGCAGCCGCGGCGCAAAAGCTGGTGCTGGGTGACGGCACGCACCCTGGCGTGACCCAAGGGCCGATGATCGATGAGGCGGCGGTACGCAAGGTGCAGGAGCACATTGCCGATGCGTTGGAGAAGGGCGCCCGGTTGCTCACCGGTGGGCAGCGGCACGCCCTGGGCGGCAGCTTCTTCGAGCCGACGGTACTGACCGAGGTGACCGCCGACATGAAGGTCGCCCATGAGGAAACCTTCGGGCCACTGGCGCCCTTGTTTCGCTTCAGCACTGAGCAAGAAGTGGTCGAGCAGGCCAATGCCACCGAGTTCGGCCTGGCCAGTTACTTCTATTCCCGTGATGTGGGCCGGGTACTGCGAGTGAGCGAGGATTTGGAATACGGCATGGTCGGCGTCAACACCGCCGCGATCGCCAACGAAATGGCGCCGTTTGGCGGGGTCAAGCAATCCGGATTGGGCCGTGAAGGTTCCCACTATGGCATCGATGATTACCTGGAGATCAAATACGTGTGCCTGGGGGGCGTGGACCGCGTGTAG
- a CDS encoding 6-deoxy-6-sulfo-D-gluconate dehydratase produces the protein MPDHRVKLEALRSQRWFAPDTIRAFAHRQRLQQIGLRREEFMGKPVIAILNTWSEMSPCHSHLRERAEAVKRGVWAAGGFPVELPVQSVGEVMVKPTTMLYRNLLAMETEELLRSLPIDGAVLLGGCDKSTPGLLMGALSMDLPIIYCPAGPMSNGQWRGVKTGAGTHTKKYWDERRLGLIDTVAWEELEGAMTRSIGTCNTVGTASTMTSIADAIGFTLPGASSIPAADAAHPRMASQCGQTIVDLVWRDRRPSTWLTPAHFANGVAVYMAMGGSTNAAIHLIAIARRAGVDLTLDQLALTAAKIPVLLNLFPSGNALMEDYHFAGGLRALMREIAPFLSLECAGATGQTWDALLADAPCYDSDIIRSLDNPVVGLEQGATLALLRGNLCPDGAVMKSSAASPSLRQHSGPALVFDDHETLSRMIDDPSLDITADTVLVLRNAGPVGAPGMPEWGNLPIPKKLLEAGVRDMLRISDSRMSGTHYGSCVLHVAPEAAVGGPLCLVRTGDIIDLDIAAGTLNMRVSDAELARRRAEHVPVHRRYGRSFAALYQQHVTQANEGCDFDFLQAGEAVPEPQIH, from the coding sequence ATGCCTGATCACCGAGTCAAACTTGAAGCCCTGCGCAGCCAGCGCTGGTTCGCCCCGGATACCATCCGCGCCTTCGCCCACCGCCAGCGCCTGCAACAGATCGGCCTGCGCCGTGAAGAGTTCATGGGTAAGCCGGTGATTGCCATCCTCAACACCTGGAGCGAAATGTCGCCCTGCCACTCGCACCTGCGCGAGCGCGCCGAGGCGGTCAAGCGCGGTGTGTGGGCGGCGGGCGGCTTTCCGGTAGAGCTGCCCGTGCAGTCGGTGGGCGAGGTGATGGTCAAGCCCACCACCATGCTTTACCGCAACCTGCTGGCCATGGAAACCGAGGAATTGCTGCGCTCGCTGCCCATCGACGGTGCGGTTCTGCTGGGCGGTTGCGACAAGTCCACCCCGGGGCTGCTGATGGGCGCGCTGAGCATGGACCTGCCGATCATCTACTGCCCGGCCGGGCCGATGTCCAACGGCCAGTGGCGCGGGGTCAAGACCGGTGCCGGCACGCACACCAAGAAGTACTGGGACGAGCGCCGCCTGGGGCTGATCGACACCGTGGCGTGGGAGGAACTGGAAGGGGCCATGACCCGTTCCATCGGCACCTGCAACACCGTGGGCACGGCGTCGACCATGACCAGTATCGCCGACGCCATTGGCTTCACCTTGCCCGGCGCCTCCAGCATCCCGGCCGCCGACGCTGCGCACCCGCGCATGGCCTCGCAGTGCGGCCAGACGATCGTGGACCTGGTGTGGCGCGACCGGCGCCCGTCCACCTGGCTGACCCCTGCGCACTTTGCCAATGGGGTGGCGGTGTACATGGCCATGGGCGGCTCCACCAACGCGGCCATCCACCTGATTGCCATTGCCCGCCGCGCCGGTGTCGACCTGACCTTGGACCAACTGGCGCTGACGGCGGCGAAGATTCCGGTGCTGCTCAATTTGTTCCCCTCGGGCAACGCCTTGATGGAGGACTATCACTTCGCGGGCGGCCTGCGGGCGTTGATGCGCGAGATCGCGCCGTTCCTGTCGTTAGAATGCGCTGGTGCCACCGGGCAGACCTGGGACGCGTTGTTGGCGGATGCGCCCTGTTACGACAGCGACATTATCCGCAGCCTGGACAACCCGGTCGTAGGCCTTGAACAGGGCGCCACCCTGGCCTTGCTGCGCGGCAACCTGTGCCCCGACGGCGCGGTGATGAAGAGTTCTGCCGCCAGCCCCAGCCTGCGCCAGCACTCGGGCCCGGCCCTGGTGTTCGATGACCACGAGACCTTGAGCCGGATGATCGACGACCCGTCGCTGGACATTACCGCCGACACCGTTCTGGTGTTGCGCAACGCCGGGCCGGTGGGCGCGCCGGGCATGCCGGAGTGGGGCAACCTGCCCATTCCCAAGAAATTGCTGGAGGCGGGTGTGCGCGACATGCTGCGCATCTCCGACTCACGCATGAGCGGTACCCACTACGGCAGTTGCGTGCTCCACGTGGCCCCTGAAGCGGCCGTCGGTGGGCCACTGTGCCTGGTGCGCACAGGCGACATCATCGACCTGGACATCGCGGCGGGCACCTTGAACATGCGCGTCAGTGACGCCGAGCTTGCGCGCCGGCGTGCCGAACACGTGCCCGTGCACCGCCGGTACGGCCGGTCGTTTGCCGCCCTGTACCAACAACACGTGACCCAGGCCAACGAAGGCTGCGATTTCGACTTTTTGCAGGCCGGCGAAGCCGTGCCCGAACCGCAGATCCACTGA
- a CDS encoding HpcH/HpaI aldolase family protein encodes MPGQHPLQTFASCLKAPGAPIGTWLMSGSASTAEALGYAGFDWLLVDMEHVPIEYRDLWHILQAIQCTGAQPIVRLAGNDPVLLKRALDLGAFNVMVPFVENAEQAQAAVNAVKYPPLGTRGFAAVHRASRYGTWANYGREANDAVTCILQIETPNALNNLEAIAAIPGVDALFLGPGDLSAACGHIGNPGHRDVQAMISDAIVRAKKIGMPMGIVGGTPELVHSYLEQGYAFAAVASDMAMMMKKANEFLTALKANQAPAAVATPY; translated from the coding sequence ATGCCCGGCCAACACCCACTCCAGACCTTCGCAAGCTGCCTGAAAGCTCCCGGCGCGCCCATCGGCACCTGGCTGATGTCGGGCTCGGCCAGCACGGCCGAGGCGCTGGGCTATGCAGGTTTCGACTGGCTGCTGGTCGACATGGAGCACGTGCCGATCGAATACCGCGACCTGTGGCACATTTTGCAGGCCATTCAGTGCACCGGCGCGCAGCCCATCGTGCGGCTGGCCGGCAACGACCCGGTGCTGCTCAAGCGGGCCCTGGACCTGGGCGCATTCAACGTCATGGTGCCATTCGTGGAAAACGCCGAGCAGGCGCAGGCGGCGGTCAACGCGGTGAAATACCCGCCCTTGGGCACCCGTGGTTTTGCCGCCGTGCACCGTGCCAGCCGCTATGGCACCTGGGCCAACTATGGTCGCGAAGCCAACGACGCGGTGACGTGCATCCTGCAGATCGAAACGCCCAACGCGCTGAACAACCTTGAGGCGATTGCCGCCATACCCGGCGTCGATGCGCTGTTTTTGGGCCCTGGCGACCTTTCGGCCGCGTGCGGGCACATCGGCAACCCGGGGCACCGGGACGTTCAGGCGATGATCAGCGACGCCATCGTGCGGGCGAAAAAAATCGGCATGCCCATGGGCATCGTCGGTGGCACCCCGGAGCTGGTGCACAGCTACCTGGAGCAGGGCTATGCCTTCGCCGCCGTGGCCTCGGACATGGCCATGATGATGAAAAAAGCGAATGAATTTTTGACCGCGCTCAAGGCGAACCAGGCCCCGGCCGCCGTCGCGACCCCTTATTGA
- a CDS encoding AraC family transcriptional regulator, translated as MLQSPLTMLGQGSAQQRPETLDDMLCNVAPLLPMLDVIPNAVIFIKDLQARYVLANRTLVQRCGFKRLQPLLGKTSAQVFPAQLGPGYTEQDRRVLEQGLVLEDQLELHLYGSREPGWCLTHKRAIHNRGDQIIGLVGISVDLQSASDSHPAYQRLAAVDAHIRAHFSRPVSMAELTRIAGISVAQLERYCKRVFHLTPRQMIHKVRLEHAHRLLHSAMPITEVAMQCGYTDHSAFTRQFKTLTGFTPRQYRQATQQ; from the coding sequence ATGTTGCAGAGTCCACTGACGATGCTGGGCCAGGGTAGCGCCCAGCAGCGCCCCGAAACCCTGGATGACATGCTCTGCAACGTGGCCCCCCTGTTGCCGATGCTGGACGTCATCCCTAACGCGGTGATCTTCATCAAAGACCTGCAAGCACGCTATGTGCTGGCCAACCGCACGTTGGTCCAGCGCTGCGGCTTCAAGCGCTTGCAGCCGCTGCTGGGCAAGACCAGCGCACAGGTGTTTCCCGCGCAGTTGGGGCCTGGGTACACCGAGCAAGACCGTCGTGTGCTTGAGCAAGGGCTGGTACTGGAAGACCAACTGGAACTGCACTTGTATGGCAGCCGTGAACCTGGCTGGTGCCTGACCCACAAGCGTGCGATCCACAACCGAGGCGACCAGATCATCGGCCTGGTGGGCATTTCCGTGGACCTGCAGTCGGCCAGCGACAGCCACCCGGCGTACCAGCGCCTGGCAGCGGTGGACGCGCACATCCGCGCCCATTTCAGCCGCCCGGTCAGCATGGCCGAACTGACCCGCATCGCCGGCATCTCCGTGGCCCAACTGGAGCGCTACTGCAAGCGGGTGTTCCACCTGACCCCTCGGCAGATGATCCACAAGGTGCGCCTGGAGCATGCGCACCGCCTGCTGCACAGCGCCATGCCCATCACCGAGGTGGCCATGCAGTGCGGTTACACCGACCACAGTGCGTTTACCCGTCAGTTCAAGACGCTGACGGGGTTTACGCCCCGGCAATATCGTCAGGCAACCCAGCAGTAA
- a CDS encoding 4-hydroxyproline epimerase: MHKVKVIDSHTGGEPTRLVMQGFPQLAGDTMAQKRDALRDQHDRWRRACLLEPRGNDVLVGALYCEPVSPNATCGVIFFNNAGYLGMCGHGTIGLVASLQHLGLISPGEHLIDTPVGQVSATLHTDGAVTVGNVPAYRYQRQVPVEVPGYGRVYGDIAWGGNWFFLVAEHGERLHLDNVARLTDFTWALLKALEDQGLYGEDGALIDHVELFADDAQADSRNFVMCPGKAYDRSPCGTGTSAKLACLAADGKLAEGERWVQASITGSQFEGRYQWVGERIRPFITGRAYMTADSTLLIDEQDPFAWGI; the protein is encoded by the coding sequence ATGCACAAGGTCAAGGTCATCGACTCCCACACTGGCGGCGAGCCCACTCGCCTGGTGATGCAAGGCTTTCCTCAACTGGCCGGCGACACCATGGCCCAAAAGCGCGATGCCCTGCGTGACCAGCATGACCGCTGGCGCCGCGCCTGCCTGCTGGAGCCGCGGGGCAACGACGTGCTGGTGGGGGCCCTGTACTGCGAACCGGTATCTCCAAATGCCACCTGCGGGGTGATCTTCTTCAACAATGCCGGTTACCTGGGCATGTGCGGCCACGGCACCATCGGCCTGGTCGCCTCCTTGCAGCACCTGGGTTTGATCAGCCCTGGCGAACACCTGATCGATACCCCCGTGGGCCAGGTCAGCGCCACCCTGCACACAGACGGCGCGGTCACCGTGGGCAACGTCCCGGCTTACCGGTATCAACGGCAGGTGCCGGTCGAGGTGCCTGGCTACGGCCGCGTGTATGGCGACATCGCCTGGGGCGGCAATTGGTTTTTCCTGGTGGCCGAACACGGCGAGCGCTTGCACCTGGACAACGTGGCGCGGCTCACCGATTTCACCTGGGCCCTGCTCAAGGCGCTTGAAGACCAGGGCCTGTACGGCGAAGACGGCGCGCTGATCGACCACGTCGAGCTGTTTGCCGACGACGCGCAAGCCGACAGCCGCAACTTCGTCATGTGCCCAGGCAAGGCGTACGACCGCTCCCCCTGCGGCACCGGCACCAGCGCCAAGCTGGCGTGCCTGGCGGCCGATGGCAAGCTGGCCGAGGGCGAGCGCTGGGTGCAGGCGAGCATCACCGGCAGCCAGTTCGAAGGCCGCTATCAATGGGTGGGCGAGCGCATTCGCCCCTTCATCACAGGCCGTGCCTACATGACCGCCGACAGCACCCTGCTGATTGATGAACAAGACCCCTTCGCCTGGGGCATTTAG
- a CDS encoding dihydrodipicolinate synthase family protein: MSDNVFNGCMPALMTPCTAARQPDFDALVAKGRELIDIGMSAVVYCGSMGDWPLLTQGQRQEGVARLVAAGVPTVVGTGAVNTREAVAHAAHAAEVGAHGLMVIPRVLSRGASPAAQKAHFGAVLNAAPQLPAVIYNSPYYGFATRAELFFELRREHPNLVGFKEFGGAADLRYAAENITSQDDAVTLMVGVDTQVVHGFVNCNATGAITGIGNALPREVLHLVALSKQAAQGDARARRLARELESALAVLSSFDEGCDLVLFYKHLMVLNGDQGYTLHFNETDALSDAQRHYAELQYTLFRQWYAHWAAELAAC, translated from the coding sequence ATGAGCGATAACGTGTTCAACGGCTGCATGCCAGCACTGATGACCCCCTGCACCGCCGCGCGCCAACCGGACTTCGACGCCCTGGTCGCCAAGGGCCGCGAGCTGATCGATATCGGCATGAGCGCCGTGGTGTATTGCGGCTCGATGGGCGATTGGCCGCTGCTCACCCAAGGTCAACGCCAAGAGGGCGTGGCACGCCTGGTGGCCGCTGGCGTGCCGACCGTCGTCGGTACCGGTGCGGTCAACACCCGCGAGGCGGTGGCCCACGCCGCTCATGCCGCCGAGGTCGGGGCCCATGGCCTGATGGTCATCCCTCGGGTGCTGTCCCGCGGCGCCTCGCCGGCGGCGCAAAAGGCTCACTTTGGCGCCGTCCTGAACGCTGCGCCGCAGTTGCCGGCGGTGATCTACAACAGCCCTTACTACGGTTTTGCGACCCGTGCCGAACTGTTCTTCGAGTTGCGCCGCGAGCACCCCAACCTGGTCGGTTTCAAGGAGTTTGGTGGCGCGGCTGACTTGCGTTACGCCGCCGAAAACATCACCTCACAGGATGATGCCGTGACCCTCATGGTGGGCGTCGACACGCAGGTGGTGCACGGCTTCGTCAATTGCAACGCCACCGGCGCGATCACCGGCATCGGCAATGCATTGCCCCGCGAGGTGCTGCACCTGGTGGCCCTGAGCAAGCAAGCGGCCCAGGGAGACGCCCGCGCCAGGCGCTTGGCCCGGGAACTGGAATCGGCGTTGGCGGTGCTCTCCTCCTTCGACGAAGGCTGCGACCTGGTGCTGTTTTACAAACACCTGATGGTGCTCAACGGTGATCAGGGGTACACCCTGCACTTTAACGAGACTGACGCGCTGAGCGATGCCCAGCGCCACTACGCAGAACTCCAGTACACCCTGTTTCGCCAGTGGTACGCCCATTGGGCGGCCGAGCTTGCGGCATGCTGA
- a CDS encoding NAD(P)/FAD-dependent oxidoreductase, whose translation MLKEPPVDIAVVGAGIIGVTCALALARRGMRVVVIDGQPPGHGASYGNAGHLATEQVFPIADLSILKRLPAMLTDPLGPLRVDWKYLPQALPWFARLLLNLRPAPYQRTVAGLRTLNEASLGAWQRLLRSLGRPDLLKQEGSLLVFERPESRPLLEALQARLGQQQVPVDFWPASALCETAPQLSEHLQGGLFFPATGHFIDPYRVVCELVEVAKACGVQFQRQHVRGGHLHMGGVSLATDQGRLDARQVLIACGAHSAKLTAQLTGKHVPLDTERGYHLMLPHEHDRLPFAVTSLERKFIMTPMAGGLRLAGSVEFAGLESPPTLARAWQLQRLSQGLFRQDLDASDATPWMGFRPSLPDSLPIIDKVCDGKVLLAFGHQHLGLTQAAVTAEWVAELAAPLVHFQGLAALEAYRLNRF comes from the coding sequence ATGCTGAAGGAGCCGCCCGTTGATATCGCGGTGGTGGGCGCCGGCATCATCGGCGTCACCTGTGCACTGGCCTTGGCGCGCCGGGGCATGCGGGTGGTGGTCATCGACGGTCAACCCCCAGGCCATGGCGCCTCGTATGGCAACGCGGGGCACCTGGCCACCGAGCAGGTGTTCCCGATCGCCGACCTGTCGATACTCAAACGCCTGCCGGCCATGCTGACAGACCCCTTGGGGCCCTTGCGCGTGGATTGGAAGTACCTGCCACAGGCGCTGCCCTGGTTCGCCCGCTTGCTGTTGAACCTGCGCCCGGCGCCCTACCAACGCACGGTGGCCGGCCTGCGCACGCTCAACGAAGCCAGCCTGGGCGCCTGGCAACGACTGCTGCGCAGCCTGGGCCGTCCCGACCTGCTCAAGCAAGAAGGCTCGTTGCTGGTGTTCGAGCGGCCCGAATCCCGCCCGTTGCTTGAAGCGCTACAAGCGCGCCTGGGCCAGCAACAGGTGCCAGTCGACTTTTGGCCTGCCAGTGCCCTGTGCGAAACCGCGCCCCAGTTGAGCGAGCATTTGCAGGGCGGCTTGTTTTTTCCCGCAACAGGGCATTTTATCGACCCCTACCGGGTGGTCTGCGAGCTGGTGGAGGTCGCCAAGGCCTGTGGCGTGCAGTTTCAACGCCAGCACGTGCGCGGCGGCCATCTGCATATGGGCGGCGTGTCGCTGGCCACCGATCAGGGCCGCCTGGACGCCCGCCAGGTACTGATCGCCTGCGGCGCCCATTCGGCAAAACTGACCGCGCAATTGACCGGCAAACACGTGCCCCTGGACACCGAACGCGGCTATCACCTGATGCTGCCCCATGAACACGACCGGCTACCGTTTGCGGTCACCTCACTGGAGCGCAAGTTCATCATGACGCCCATGGCAGGCGGCCTGCGGCTGGCCGGCAGTGTCGAATTCGCCGGCCTCGAAAGCCCGCCCACCCTGGCCCGCGCCTGGCAGTTGCAGCGCTTGAGCCAAGGGTTGTTTCGCCAGGACCTGGACGCCAGCGACGCCACGCCCTGGATGGGCTTTCGCCCGTCGTTGCCCGACTCCCTGCCGATCATCGACAAGGTCTGCGACGGCAAGGTGCTGCTTGCCTTCGGGCACCAGCACTTGGGGCTGACCCAGGCTGCGGTGACGGCTGAATGGGTTGCCGAACTGGCGGCGCCCCTGGTGCATTTTCAGGGTTTAGCGGCGCTTGAGGCCTATCGGTTGAATCGGTTTTGA